One Streptomyces sp. V4I8 genomic window carries:
- a CDS encoding TnsA-like heteromeric transposase endonuclease subunit: MTSQDVTFSVRCRDGEVLEDRAWPTVSADLLCSASPWRTFRWYRGQRHYSGTYWSATTQSHVPYESRLELARLLFADFDASVRGIVAQPFLLKSMVEGTVRKQVPDYFLLTAAGPVVVDVKPHQRLAQPEVTATFAWTEQVVESRGWRYEVWSEPSTQLLENVRFLAGFRRGWLFGPDLLDELRCADLDGVPLDEASKCVPGHPGPRVRAAILHLLWTHDLHTELAEPLRPSAVLKRSA; this comes from the coding sequence ATGACCAGCCAAGACGTCACTTTCAGTGTCCGCTGCCGCGATGGTGAGGTTCTGGAAGATCGAGCATGGCCGACGGTTTCAGCCGATCTACTGTGTTCAGCTTCACCCTGGCGGACTTTTCGCTGGTACAGGGGGCAGCGGCACTACTCGGGGACCTACTGGTCAGCTACTACGCAGAGCCATGTGCCGTACGAGTCCCGCCTGGAGCTCGCGCGTCTACTGTTTGCCGATTTCGACGCATCAGTACGTGGCATCGTGGCCCAGCCGTTCCTGCTGAAATCCATGGTCGAGGGGACAGTCCGCAAGCAAGTCCCGGACTACTTCTTGCTCACTGCCGCTGGTCCGGTTGTGGTGGACGTCAAGCCGCATCAGCGGCTGGCGCAGCCGGAGGTGACCGCGACCTTTGCGTGGACCGAGCAGGTCGTGGAGTCACGCGGGTGGCGCTACGAGGTGTGGAGCGAGCCATCAACCCAGCTCCTGGAGAACGTCCGCTTCCTCGCGGGGTTCCGTCGCGGATGGCTCTTCGGACCTGATCTTCTGGACGAGCTGCGCTGCGCCGACCTTGACGGCGTCCCGCTGGACGAGGCTTCCAAGTGTGTGCCTGGACATCCGGGTCCCCGTGTGCGGGCTGCGATCCTTCACCTGCTGTGGACGCATGACCTGCACACCGAGCTCGCTGAGCCTCTCCGTCCTTCGGCCGTCCTGAAGAGGTCTGCGTGA
- a CDS encoding IS701 family transposase has translation MKAELLDVPVEVSDREWAEEWAGRLDDLLVGVGDLFGRVETQWHGEMCVRGLLGPVSRKNGWQLAEWAGERVPWNQQHLLDRAKWDVEGVRDFTRRYAVAELADDGVGAGPGGAGVLVVDETGFAKRGKASAGVARQHSGTLGGVFPCQIGVMCAWATGAGQALIDRELYLPREWTDEPDRCRAAHVPEQRGFLTKPRLAEAMIERALPDLPQEPGKVWVAADEVYGRERAFRSFLEEHRLPYVVNVQANSPVLQRPGWRHAARLVERVAREEDWVELPAGPSQLDTRTWQWWVRRLPGEEEMVDGQAWARWLVARRRLEDPGKRDYYLGWGPADTPVEEIVLVPGARWRVEEAIKLAKSACGMADYEVRSFHGWYRHVTLAQLAAAFLVGCDAATARENGPLARTRYGQPAPTAPVAERGGPA, from the coding sequence ATGAAGGCGGAGTTGCTGGATGTCCCGGTCGAGGTGTCGGACCGGGAGTGGGCGGAGGAGTGGGCGGGGCGGCTGGACGATCTGCTGGTGGGGGTCGGGGACCTGTTCGGCCGGGTGGAGACGCAGTGGCATGGGGAGATGTGCGTCCGGGGCCTACTGGGGCCGGTCTCGCGCAAGAACGGCTGGCAGCTGGCGGAGTGGGCCGGAGAGCGTGTGCCGTGGAACCAGCAGCACTTGCTGGACCGGGCGAAGTGGGACGTGGAGGGGGTGCGGGACTTCACCCGCCGGTACGCCGTCGCCGAGCTGGCGGACGACGGCGTGGGCGCGGGGCCCGGCGGGGCCGGGGTGCTGGTGGTGGACGAGACCGGGTTCGCCAAGCGCGGGAAGGCTTCGGCCGGGGTGGCGAGGCAGCACTCCGGGACGCTCGGCGGGGTATTCCCCTGCCAGATCGGGGTGATGTGTGCGTGGGCCACCGGTGCGGGGCAGGCGTTGATCGACCGGGAGTTGTACCTGCCACGGGAATGGACGGACGAGCCGGATCGCTGCCGGGCCGCGCACGTGCCCGAGCAGCGCGGCTTCCTGACCAAGCCACGGCTGGCGGAGGCGATGATCGAGCGGGCGCTGCCCGACCTGCCTCAGGAGCCGGGGAAGGTGTGGGTGGCCGCCGACGAGGTGTACGGGCGCGAGCGTGCGTTCCGTTCCTTCCTGGAGGAACATCGTCTGCCGTACGTGGTCAACGTGCAGGCGAACTCGCCGGTGCTGCAGCGTCCGGGCTGGCGGCACGCCGCCCGGCTGGTGGAGCGGGTCGCGCGGGAGGAGGACTGGGTCGAACTGCCCGCCGGGCCCTCCCAGTTGGATACCCGCACGTGGCAGTGGTGGGTGCGGCGACTCCCCGGCGAGGAGGAGATGGTCGATGGCCAGGCGTGGGCGCGGTGGCTGGTCGCGCGACGCCGCCTGGAGGATCCCGGCAAACGCGACTACTACCTGGGCTGGGGCCCGGCCGACACCCCGGTCGAGGAGATCGTTTTGGTGCCGGGCGCGCGCTGGCGGGTGGAAGAGGCGATCAAGCTGGCGAAGTCCGCCTGCGGGATGGCTGACTACGAGGTCCGCTCTTTCCACGGCTGGTACCGGCACGTCACCCTCGCCCAGCTGGCCGCCGCGTTCCTGGTCGGCTGCGACGCAGCCACCGCCCGCGAGAACGGCCCGCTGGCCCGGACCCGCTACGGCCAGCCCGCGCCGACAGCACCCGTCGCCGAGAGAGGGGGACCCGCCTGA
- a CDS encoding TetR/AcrR family transcriptional regulator: MSVGGTSAPRLTAKGQATRRRIVEGAAEEIRERGIAGTTLDDIRARTATSKSQIFHYFPGGKEELLLAVAAREAERVLEDQEPHLSDLGTWSAWQGWRDAVVARYERQGVNCPLGMLITELGRATPAAQALTSQLIGQWQAALRTGIRRLQDNGEVDRQLDADRTAAALVAAVQGGVTILMSTGDLTHLEAALDTTLALLQTAAPATR; this comes from the coding sequence ATGTCCGTCGGAGGAACGAGTGCGCCACGACTGACCGCAAAGGGCCAGGCAACCCGGCGTCGCATCGTGGAAGGCGCAGCCGAGGAGATCCGCGAGCGGGGCATCGCCGGGACGACTCTCGACGACATCCGTGCACGCACCGCGACCAGCAAGAGCCAGATTTTCCACTACTTCCCCGGCGGGAAGGAGGAGTTGCTCCTCGCGGTGGCTGCCCGTGAGGCCGAGCGCGTCCTCGAGGACCAGGAACCGCACCTGAGCGACCTGGGCACGTGGTCGGCATGGCAGGGCTGGCGGGACGCGGTCGTGGCACGGTACGAGCGGCAGGGCGTCAACTGCCCGCTCGGCATGCTGATCACCGAGCTGGGCCGCGCCACGCCCGCCGCCCAGGCACTCACGAGCCAGCTGATCGGCCAGTGGCAGGCGGCCCTGCGCACCGGCATCCGGCGCCTGCAGGATAACGGCGAGGTCGACCGGCAACTGGACGCCGACCGCACCGCCGCTGCCCTCGTCGCCGCGGTCCAGGGCGGGGTGACCATCCTCATGTCCACTGGCGACCTCACACACCTGGAGGCGGCCCTCGACACGACCCTGGCACTCCTGCAGACCGCCGCCCCGGCCACGCGGTGA
- a CDS encoding TniQ family protein, giving the protein MSTGRRTLPIRYAPVAGEALDSWLEFLAARLHCRFADVLRSLGLPLRDAALAKPMLPRWAVLATAEEIAGITAASGVAEDVLAAMTLRRFDGHAVVIQPDQRRVERRLLWGRAGSRYCPACLADSGGRWQVTWRLGWSFACTRHQVLLADRCPACRRIPRVRARDDVQAPSPTDHEVPAVTTHWRTPRSRP; this is encoded by the coding sequence GTGAGCACCGGGCGACGGACCCTGCCGATCCGCTACGCGCCCGTCGCCGGCGAAGCCCTCGACTCCTGGCTCGAGTTCCTCGCCGCCCGCCTGCACTGCCGCTTCGCCGACGTGCTGCGATCCCTGGGGCTGCCGTTGCGGGACGCGGCCCTTGCCAAACCCATGCTGCCCCGTTGGGCCGTGCTCGCTACTGCTGAAGAGATCGCCGGAATCACGGCTGCATCGGGTGTCGCCGAGGACGTCCTTGCGGCGATGACGCTTCGGCGGTTCGACGGACACGCTGTGGTGATCCAGCCGGACCAGCGGCGGGTCGAACGACGTCTTCTGTGGGGGCGGGCCGGATCCCGCTACTGTCCCGCCTGCCTGGCAGACAGCGGCGGACGCTGGCAGGTGACCTGGCGTCTGGGCTGGTCCTTTGCCTGCACCCGCCATCAGGTACTGCTGGCCGACCGTTGCCCGGCGTGCCGCCGGATACCCCGCGTCCGCGCCCGGGACGATGTACAGGCCCCAAGCCCGACGGACCACGAGGTGCCCGCTGTCACCACCCACTGGAGGACACCGCGGTCGCGGCCCTGA
- a CDS encoding helix-turn-helix domain-containing protein yields the protein MSGAQARVGVGTRFVYDGDAVEVIELTATSAGNEVILRDGYGQVRRLTLKELLFSDRARLIPEHPGPAANDVEEIASVILGQLRPEERRAVQYRAEHVREVLTGYRSGTPEIARAGEPRPEYSPGESLASRYAAKAAELGVGTRSVRRWVAQFREHGEAGLAPRKGLAGTPAASADDRWVETALEVMVEHTGQSRPSRTPVIERTRARVVARFGPAVVEQPSRATAFRILSELEKRHPLFRLSTKRNRDIAERPEGPFGKLRPTRPGEYLLMDTTRLDVFAFDPLTLKWVQAELTVAMDWYSRCICGIRLTPVSTKAVDVSAVLFECFRPRPAGPDWPRHAVWPEHGIPRTVLVDVDGAVGRGLASPPLVPETLVVDHGNVYVSEHLTSVCQRMGISIQPARLRTGRDKGPVERFFRTLREGLLEALPGYRGPDIHSRGENAESEAFFFLDELEAMIREWTEMCRRGPTTSVTGGYGTPTWALSGHLNFSACTRTCGTSSTATSKMATRPRAPWPSMPFPGWARPPLCSPSRGSSTAGRSPSTVRSARRDMSGGRCAGSD from the coding sequence GTGAGCGGCGCGCAGGCTCGCGTCGGCGTGGGGACGCGATTTGTCTACGACGGCGACGCCGTGGAGGTGATCGAGTTGACGGCCACCTCGGCGGGCAACGAGGTGATCCTCCGGGACGGCTACGGCCAGGTCCGGCGGCTCACTCTGAAGGAGCTGCTGTTCTCTGACCGGGCGAGGCTGATCCCTGAACACCCTGGCCCCGCGGCGAACGACGTGGAGGAGATTGCCTCAGTGATCCTGGGCCAACTGCGGCCGGAGGAACGCCGCGCAGTCCAGTATCGCGCCGAACACGTCCGCGAAGTCCTCACCGGATACCGCTCAGGAACTCCCGAGATCGCACGCGCGGGTGAGCCCCGTCCTGAGTACTCACCCGGTGAGTCGCTCGCCAGCAGGTATGCGGCGAAGGCTGCTGAACTGGGGGTCGGTACACGCTCGGTGAGGCGGTGGGTTGCCCAGTTCCGGGAACATGGTGAAGCAGGCTTGGCACCCAGGAAGGGGTTGGCTGGCACCCCGGCAGCGTCGGCTGATGATCGATGGGTGGAAACCGCGCTGGAGGTGATGGTCGAGCACACCGGTCAATCGAGGCCGTCGCGGACGCCGGTGATCGAACGGACCCGGGCCCGGGTGGTTGCCCGTTTCGGTCCGGCCGTCGTAGAGCAGCCGAGCCGGGCGACCGCGTTTCGGATTCTGTCCGAGCTGGAGAAGCGGCACCCGCTGTTCCGCCTCAGCACGAAGCGGAACAGAGACATCGCCGAGCGCCCAGAGGGGCCGTTCGGCAAGCTCCGCCCGACGCGGCCGGGCGAGTATCTGCTGATGGACACGACGAGGCTCGACGTGTTCGCGTTCGATCCGCTCACTTTGAAGTGGGTGCAGGCTGAGCTGACGGTGGCGATGGACTGGTACTCCCGGTGCATCTGCGGGATCCGGCTCACGCCGGTGTCCACGAAGGCGGTGGATGTGAGTGCGGTGCTCTTCGAGTGTTTCCGTCCGCGGCCGGCGGGGCCGGACTGGCCTCGGCACGCTGTCTGGCCTGAGCACGGCATCCCCCGCACGGTCCTGGTCGATGTCGACGGAGCTGTGGGGCGAGGGCTTGCTTCACCGCCGCTGGTGCCCGAGACGCTCGTGGTCGACCACGGCAATGTGTACGTCTCGGAGCATCTGACCAGCGTCTGCCAGCGGATGGGCATCTCGATCCAGCCCGCCCGGCTGCGCACGGGCCGGGACAAGGGCCCGGTGGAGCGCTTCTTCCGTACACTGCGTGAAGGGCTGCTGGAGGCCCTACCCGGCTACAGGGGGCCGGACATCCACTCACGTGGTGAGAACGCCGAGAGTGAAGCTTTCTTTTTCCTCGACGAGCTGGAAGCGATGATCCGGGAGTGGACGGAGATGTGCCGGCGCGGGCCGACTACGAGCGTGACCGGCGGATATGGCACGCCAACCTGGGCCCTATCCGGACACCTCAACTTTTCTGCCTGCACGAGGACTTGTGGGACATCGTCGACAGCAACCAGCAAGATGGCGACAAGGCCAAGGGCGCCGTGGCCATCGATGCCTTTCCCGGGCTGGGCAAGACCACCGCTGTGCTCGCCTTCGCGCGGAAGTTCCACCGCCGGGAGATCGCCGAGCACGGTGCGTTCAGCGCGCAGGGACATGAGCGGTGGCCGGTGTGCCGGGTCGGACTGA
- a CDS encoding caspase family protein, producing MALLIASYDYQDTGLRRLTAPAHDAEALAEVLQDPDIAGFEVTTLVNEPHHRVGEAIGDFYRDRRRDDLTLLYFTGHGLKDDDGRLYLAMANTRPDSLLFTALSAEQIDQAMEGCVSRQKVLILDCCYSGAFPAGRLAKADTAVHALERFQGHGRTVLTASDATQYSFEGNQLHGQAAQSVFTRYLVVCRCLVLVCLVGRLVPQIPSPLPDRAVVMGSQKKWPVRLTARDREELVRVTTTGVRGASMIMRARVLLALDTSVGEVDSKEMIATRLGVSGETLRLVAKRFTETGGDVHATIARKRRDLPPVPSPVTGEVEARLIAMACSQPPQGYARWSLRLLEKHVALVEDIPDLDHSTIGRILKKRNCVLT from the coding sequence ATGGCGTTGCTGATTGCCAGCTACGACTACCAGGACACCGGACTGCGGCGGCTGACCGCTCCCGCGCACGACGCGGAGGCGCTCGCGGAGGTTCTCCAGGACCCCGACATCGCGGGGTTCGAGGTCACCACGCTGGTCAACGAGCCGCATCATCGGGTCGGCGAGGCCATCGGCGACTTCTATCGTGACCGGCGCCGTGACGACCTGACCTTGTTGTATTTCACGGGCCATGGCCTGAAGGACGACGACGGGCGGCTCTACCTGGCGATGGCCAACACCCGCCCTGACAGCCTGCTGTTCACCGCCCTGTCCGCCGAGCAGATCGATCAGGCGATGGAAGGTTGCGTCTCGCGGCAGAAGGTGCTGATCCTCGACTGCTGCTACAGCGGGGCCTTCCCTGCTGGCCGACTCGCCAAGGCCGACACTGCGGTGCACGCGCTGGAGCGGTTCCAGGGTCACGGTCGCACCGTGCTGACCGCATCGGATGCGACCCAGTACTCGTTCGAAGGAAACCAGCTGCACGGCCAAGCGGCTCAGTCCGTTTTCACCCGCTATCTAGTGGTGTGTCGCTGCTTAGTTCTGGTGTGTCTGGTTGGGAGGTTGGTGCCTCAGATTCCTTCCCCTTTGCCAGACAGGGCTGTTGTCATGGGTTCGCAGAAGAAGTGGCCGGTCAGGTTGACTGCGCGGGACCGCGAGGAGTTGGTCCGGGTGACCACGACGGGTGTTCGTGGAGCCTCGATGATCATGCGTGCGCGAGTGTTGCTCGCACTGGACACCTCGGTGGGTGAGGTGGATTCCAAGGAGATGATCGCGACCCGGCTTGGCGTCTCTGGTGAGACGTTGCGGCTGGTCGCCAAGCGCTTCACCGAGACCGGCGGCGATGTTCACGCCACAATCGCACGGAAGAGGCGCGACCTGCCGCCGGTGCCCTCGCCGGTGACCGGTGAGGTCGAAGCCCGGCTGATCGCGATGGCGTGCTCCCAGCCGCCCCAGGGCTATGCACGGTGGTCACTGCGGCTGCTGGAGAAGCACGTCGCGCTGGTCGAGGACATCCCTGATCTGGACCACTCCACCATCGGGAGGATCTTAAAAAAACGGAACTGCGTCCTCACCTGA
- a CDS encoding IS630 family transposase, protein MRPHLKKCWTIPPRANAQFAARMEDVLAVYARPYDPARPVVCMDEKPYQLLDHARGPLPARPGHDACQDSEYIRCGTCSIFVWVEPLRGWRRVQALSQRTRIDWAGQVKQLLSVDYPAAETVVLVMDNLNTHDIASLYEAFEPEEAFALTQRLEIHHTPKHGSWLNIAETELAALSRQCLDRRIGDLNTLNTELSAWQNATNTDQRQVDWQFTTHDARIKLRHLYPKN, encoded by the coding sequence CTGCGTCCTCACCTGAAGAAGTGCTGGACCATCCCACCACGAGCGAACGCGCAGTTCGCGGCCCGGATGGAAGACGTGCTGGCCGTCTATGCCCGGCCCTATGACCCGGCACGTCCGGTGGTGTGCATGGACGAGAAGCCCTACCAACTCCTCGACCATGCCCGCGGCCCGCTCCCGGCCCGACCTGGCCACGACGCCTGCCAGGACAGCGAGTACATCCGCTGCGGCACATGCTCCATCTTCGTGTGGGTCGAACCCCTACGCGGGTGGCGTCGCGTGCAGGCACTGTCCCAGCGGACCCGGATCGACTGGGCCGGCCAGGTCAAGCAGCTGCTGAGCGTGGACTACCCAGCAGCCGAGACCGTGGTGCTGGTGATGGACAACCTCAACACCCACGACATCGCCTCACTGTACGAGGCATTCGAACCAGAAGAGGCATTCGCCCTGACTCAACGCCTCGAGATCCACCACACGCCCAAACACGGGTCATGGCTCAACATCGCCGAGACCGAACTCGCCGCGCTGAGCAGGCAATGCCTCGACCGCCGGATCGGCGACCTCAACACACTCAACACCGAACTCTCAGCCTGGCAGAACGCCACCAACACCGACCAACGTCAGGTGGACTGGCAGTTCACCACCCACGACGCACGCATCAAACTGCGCCACCTATATCCCAAAAATTAG
- a CDS encoding methyltransferase domain-containing protein, with translation MTGFDDYLKMQTDSEEGEALRQEEYAHMVETYYSFATTFFQLMWGKSFHFAPRRRGESFKASLTRYQCWLASRLNLQPGMKVADFGCGVGGPMRGIARFSDASITGITISPEQVAAGTRMNRRAGLDDRCRIVWGDFHRPPFPDGEFDAAYEVEAIIHSPDHRAVYEQVHRVLRPGGMFGGYAWCMTDRYDPDNPDHRRVKRNIERGTALSGTPTTKFVDNALQDVGFELIETQDRIELCDPETPWYLPLTGRDRDPRYLLFSKPGRFALDKIATGAERTRLLPANTAKITQVVMEAVDALAQAGRLGIFTPSYFYLCRKPA, from the coding sequence ATGACGGGATTCGACGACTACCTGAAGATGCAGACGGACTCTGAAGAGGGCGAGGCCCTGCGTCAGGAGGAGTACGCGCACATGGTGGAGACGTACTACTCCTTCGCCACTACCTTCTTTCAGCTGATGTGGGGAAAATCCTTCCACTTCGCGCCACGACGCCGTGGTGAGTCATTCAAGGCGTCACTCACGCGCTACCAGTGCTGGCTGGCCTCCCGCTTGAACCTGCAACCCGGAATGAAGGTCGCTGACTTCGGATGCGGCGTGGGCGGCCCCATGCGCGGCATCGCCCGCTTCTCCGACGCATCAATCACAGGGATCACCATCAGCCCCGAACAAGTAGCAGCCGGAACGCGCATGAACAGGCGGGCAGGCCTCGACGACCGCTGCCGCATTGTCTGGGGAGACTTCCATCGGCCCCCCTTTCCCGACGGGGAGTTCGACGCAGCCTACGAGGTAGAGGCCATCATCCACTCCCCCGACCACCGCGCGGTCTACGAGCAGGTTCACCGGGTCTTGCGCCCGGGCGGGATGTTCGGCGGCTACGCCTGGTGCATGACCGACCGATACGACCCCGACAACCCCGACCACCGACGCGTCAAGCGGAACATTGAACGGGGCACAGCCCTCTCCGGCACACCCACCACCAAATTCGTCGACAACGCCTTGCAGGACGTGGGGTTTGAGCTGATCGAAACGCAAGACCGTATCGAACTATGCGACCCCGAGACCCCTTGGTATCTGCCCCTCACCGGCCGTGACCGCGACCCACGCTATCTCCTCTTCTCTAAGCCCGGCCGGTTCGCCCTGGACAAGATCGCCACCGGGGCAGAACGGACCAGGCTCCTGCCTGCCAACACGGCAAAGATCACCCAGGTCGTGATGGAGGCGGTCGACGCCCTCGCTCAAGCCGGACGCCTCGGCATCTTCACACCCTCCTACTTCTACCTCTGCCGCAAACCGGCTTGA
- a CDS encoding quinone oxidoreductase, with the protein MDTGARRLGAATGDLPFVPGVEGAGRVSALGEGVTEFAVGDRVAWVYAYGSYAEQIVLSATDAVPVPDDISDEVAASLMMQGITAHHFVTEAADVQPGQVAVVHAAAGGLGQKLTQLIKARGGKVIGIVSSEQKAETARNSGADHTVVSTGDVFVGPVLETNGEGVDVVFDGGGETTFRASMEVLRRHGLLLYYGAVPVVNMRELPNSIKISYPVFRDHIPTREALLRHSADLFDLTRRNILIPDIGRRYPLKDAAQAHHDIESRTTSGKLVLFP; encoded by the coding sequence ATGGACACCGGCGCGCGTCGGCTCGGCGCCGCCACCGGCGACCTGCCCTTCGTACCCGGAGTGGAGGGCGCCGGCCGGGTGAGTGCGCTGGGCGAGGGGGTGACTGAGTTCGCCGTCGGTGACCGGGTCGCCTGGGTGTACGCCTACGGCTCGTACGCGGAACAGATCGTGCTGTCCGCCACCGACGCGGTGCCGGTGCCGGACGACATCTCCGACGAGGTCGCCGCGAGCCTGATGATGCAGGGCATCACCGCCCACCACTTCGTCACCGAGGCCGCCGACGTGCAGCCCGGCCAGGTCGCCGTGGTGCACGCCGCGGCCGGCGGACTGGGCCAGAAGCTGACCCAGCTCATCAAGGCGCGAGGCGGCAAGGTCATCGGCATCGTCTCCAGCGAGCAGAAGGCCGAGACCGCCCGCAACAGCGGCGCCGACCACACCGTGGTGTCCACCGGTGACGTCTTTGTCGGCCCCGTACTGGAGACCAACGGTGAGGGTGTGGACGTCGTCTTCGACGGTGGAGGGGAGACCACCTTCCGAGCCTCGATGGAGGTCCTGCGCCGGCATGGGCTGCTGCTGTACTACGGCGCGGTACCCGTGGTGAACATGCGCGAACTGCCCAACAGCATCAAAATCTCCTACCCGGTCTTCCGCGACCACATCCCCACCCGCGAGGCGCTGTTGCGGCACAGCGCGGACCTCTTCGACCTGACGCGGCGCAACATCCTGATCCCGGACATCGGCCGGCGCTACCCGCTCAAGGACGCAGCCCAGGCTCACCATGACATCGAGTCTCGGACAACCAGCGGCAAGCTCGTGCTCTTTCCATGA
- a CDS encoding Ku protein, whose amino-acid sequence MPRSIWSGAISFGLVTVPIQVASATENHSISFHQYHVADMGRLRVRKYCETEDREVTSSEIGKGYELTKTQVIPISDEELRELPLPTAKAIEIEAFVPLESIDPIRIAEGYYLQPSQPVAAKPYKLLVKALGRASKVAVAKYAWSGRERLGVLRVKDDVIVLHAMRWPDEIRDPTELLPEPVELTEDEIDGALALMDSMTREDLTGFHDTYTDALAEIINAKREDKPLPEALEPEETGGKVFDLMSALNESVAKAKASRGEGPAEVHELPKEAAAKKTTKKAAAKKTSGRRPRSA is encoded by the coding sequence ATGCCCCGATCGATATGGTCTGGTGCGATCAGCTTTGGCCTGGTCACGGTGCCGATCCAGGTAGCCAGCGCGACCGAGAACCACAGTATCAGCTTCCACCAGTACCACGTGGCCGACATGGGCCGGCTCCGGGTTCGCAAATACTGCGAGACCGAGGACCGTGAGGTCACCAGCAGTGAGATCGGCAAGGGCTACGAGCTGACCAAGACCCAGGTCATCCCGATCAGCGACGAGGAACTGCGCGAGCTCCCCCTTCCGACCGCCAAGGCGATCGAGATCGAGGCCTTCGTACCGCTGGAGTCCATCGACCCCATCCGTATCGCTGAGGGCTACTACCTCCAGCCGTCCCAGCCGGTCGCAGCCAAGCCGTACAAGCTCCTCGTTAAGGCCCTGGGACGTGCATCGAAGGTCGCGGTCGCCAAGTACGCCTGGTCCGGGCGGGAGCGGCTGGGCGTACTGCGGGTGAAGGACGACGTGATCGTGCTGCACGCCATGCGGTGGCCAGACGAGATCCGTGACCCCACCGAGTTGCTGCCCGAGCCCGTGGAGCTGACCGAGGACGAGATCGACGGCGCGCTGGCGCTCATGGACTCCATGACCCGCGAGGACCTCACCGGGTTCCACGACACCTACACGGACGCGTTGGCCGAGATCATCAACGCGAAGCGCGAGGACAAGCCTCTGCCCGAGGCCCTCGAGCCTGAGGAGACGGGCGGCAAGGTGTTCGACCTGATGTCCGCCCTCAACGAGTCGGTCGCCAAGGCGAAGGCCTCCCGCGGCGAGGGACCTGCCGAGGTGCACGAGCTGCCGAAGGAGGCCGCGGCCAAGAAGACGACGAAGAAGGCCGCAGCGAAGAAGACGTCGGGGCGCAGGCCGCGCAGCGCCTGA
- a CDS encoding TniB family NTP-binding protein: protein MLAFARKFHRREIAEHGAFSAQGHERWPVCRVGLTGNTGMKDLNRAMLEFFGHPGRQTSTAAQLGLQALDCMLLCEVRLLILDDLHFLKWRKTSGIEVSNHLKWIANEFPITLLKVGVGLAAKGLFSEGEATGDTALAQTGRRTTRLDMPPFTIDTEQGRRHWRQLLLTLEQRIVLADTYPGMLADDLSDYLFARSTGHIGSLMTLVNRGCQRAVRTGTERLTRDLLEQVRNDAAAEHARAELEYALQAGKATSRPAQVQAAR from the coding sequence GTGCTCGCCTTCGCGCGGAAGTTCCACCGCCGGGAGATCGCCGAGCACGGTGCGTTCAGCGCGCAGGGACATGAGCGGTGGCCGGTGTGCCGGGTCGGACTGACCGGCAACACCGGCATGAAGGACCTCAACCGGGCCATGCTGGAGTTCTTCGGCCACCCCGGACGCCAGACCTCGACCGCCGCCCAGCTCGGCCTGCAGGCGCTGGACTGCATGCTGCTGTGCGAGGTCCGCCTGCTCATCCTGGACGACCTGCACTTCCTCAAGTGGCGCAAGACCAGCGGCATCGAGGTCAGCAACCACCTCAAGTGGATCGCCAACGAGTTCCCGATCACTCTCCTCAAGGTCGGCGTGGGCCTCGCGGCCAAGGGCCTGTTCAGCGAAGGCGAAGCCACCGGGGACACGGCCCTTGCGCAGACCGGTCGGCGCACCACCCGGCTGGACATGCCGCCCTTCACCATCGACACCGAGCAGGGCCGCCGCCACTGGCGCCAGCTCCTGCTGACTCTGGAGCAGCGCATCGTCCTCGCCGACACCTATCCCGGCATGCTCGCCGACGACCTGTCCGACTACCTCTTCGCCCGCAGCACCGGGCACATCGGTTCACTGATGACGCTCGTCAACCGCGGCTGCCAGCGCGCCGTGCGCACCGGCACCGAACGCCTCACCCGTGACCTGCTGGAGCAGGTCCGAAATGACGCGGCCGCCGAGCACGCCCGTGCCGAACTCGAGTACGCCCTCCAAGCGGGCAAGGCCACCAGCCGGCCAGCCCAGGTGCAAGCCGCCCGGTGA